One Diospyros lotus cultivar Yz01 chromosome 1, ASM1463336v1, whole genome shotgun sequence genomic window carries:
- the LOC127788666 gene encoding protein STRICTOSIDINE SYNTHASE-LIKE 3-like gives MKSSISFSFLFAVLPLLTLTLQKDQFAGNSNKSPAMTLVGILAGLFLLLALYCGIDPFKHSPLVNFPDFETFKADMPPWSEMPKARDPENLLQKSELRFLNQIQGPESIVFDAQGRGPYTGVADGRILFWNGEAWTDFAYTSPNRSSLCDPKPSPLSYAQHEHICGRPLGLRFDKKSGDLYICDCYFGLMKVGPEGGLATSLTTEAEGVPLRFTNDLDIDDEGNVYFTDSSTRFRRRHFMQIILTADDSGRLLKYNPKTKETTVLLHGLQFPNGVSLSKDRSFFVFCEGSIGRLSRYWLKGEKAGTSEVFAVLPGYPDNVRTNENGEFWVAVHCHRTWYFYITSLYPKLRKFLLKLPIRQRIHYQLLIGGHPQAIAVKYSPEGKLVRILEDHEGKVVRALSEVEEKFGKLWMGSVANSFIAVYQL, from the exons ATGAAAAgctctatttctttttccttccttttcgcCGTTCTTCCTCTCCTCACTCTCACTCTGCAAAAAGATCAGTTCGCCGGGAACTCGAACAAGTCGCCGGCGATGACGCTCGTCGGAATCCTGGCTGGGTTGTTCCTCCTTCTAGCCCTATACTGCGGAATCGACCCGTTCAAGCACAGCCCACTGGTCAATTTCCCGGACTTCGAAACGTTCAAGGCGGACATGCCGCCTTGGTCGGAGATGCCCAAGGCCAGGGACCCGGAGAATCTGCTACAGAAATCGGAGCTCCGGTTCCTGAACCAGATCCAAGGCCCCGAAAGCATCGTCTTCGACGCTCAGGGCCGCGGCCCTTACACCGGCGTCGCCGATGGTCGAATCCTGTTCTGGAACGGCGAGGCCTGGACCGATTTTGCATACACTTCGCCTAATCG GTCATCACTATGTGATCCAAAGCCATCTCCATTGAGCTATGCGCAGCATGAGCACATATGTGGGAGGCCTTTGGGGCTTCGATTTGACAAAAAATCAGGTGATTTGTACATTTGTGATTGTTATTTTGGGCTGATGAAGGTTGGGCCTGAAGGTGGATTGGCAACATCACTAACAACCGAGGCCGAAGGGGTGCCGCTTAGGTTCACCAATGATCTGGACATTGATGATGAAGGCAATGTTTATTTTACTGATAGCAGCACCAGATTTCGAAGGCG GCACTTCATGCAGATAATTTTAACTGCGGATGATAGCGGAAGGCTTCTAAAATACAATCCCAAAACCAAAGAAACAACTGTCCTCCTCCATGGTCTCCAGTTCCCTAACGGCGTGTCCCTAAGCAAGGACCGTTCCTTTTTTGTATTCTGTGAAGGATCTATTGGAAG GTTAAGTAGGTACTGGTTGAAAGGTGAAAAGGCAGGGACCTCAGAAGTCTTTGCCGTCCTACCTGGATATCCTGACAATGTCAGAACCAATGAAAACGGTGAATTCTGGGTAGCAGTCCACTGTCACCGCACCTGGTACTTCTACATCACCTCTTTGTACCCAAAACTCCGGAAGTTCTTGCTGAAGCTTCCAATTCGTCAAAGGATCCATTACCAGCTCCTTATTGGGGGGCACCCCCAGGCAATAGCCGTTAAGTACAGCCCTGAAGGTAAGCTGGTGCGCATATTGGAGGATCACGAAGGGAAGGTGGTGAGAGCGCTCAGCGAAGTAGAAGAGAAATTCGGGAAGCTGTGGATGGGGAGCGTAGCCAATTCTTTTATCGCAGTTTACCAGTTATGA
- the LOC127790897 gene encoding succinate dehydrogenase subunit 6, mitochondrial isoform X1, with product MTDSSSQSFFRRHWEGYKEFWSERFSFLDNYSRFVKRDNLLPSWSDADVQEFIASDPVHGPTLRTAREAAKYGSAGAVIGAVSTAAVAWKYSRSLHGAALSFGAGAVFGWTFGQEVANHALQLYRLDTMSAQVKFLDWWEKKCAERA from the exons ATGACAGATTCATCATCTCAATCATTCTTCAGGAGGCACTGGGAAGGGTATAAAGAGTTCTGGAGCGAGAGGTTTTCGTTCCTGGACAACTATTCGAGATTCGTCAAGCGCGACAATCTCCTCCCCTCTTGGTCAGATGCCGACGTCCAGGAGTTTATCGCTTCCGATCCCGTCCACGGCCCCACG CTGAGAACAGCTCGTGAAGCTGCAAAATACGGTTCTGCTGGTGCTGTTATCGGAGCAGTTTCAACTGCAGCTGTTGCTTGGAAATATTCGAGGAGTCTGCATG GTGCCGCACTGTCCTTTGGTGCAGGAGCTGTGTTTGGTTGGACATTTGGACAGGAAGTAGCAAATCATGCGCTGCAACTCTACAGGTTGGATACCATGTCTGCACAGGTTAAGTTCTTGGACTGGTGGGAAAAGAAATGCGCTGAGCGGGCTTAG
- the LOC127790897 gene encoding succinate dehydrogenase subunit 6, mitochondrial isoform X2, with product MTDSSSQSFFRRHWEGYKEFWSERFSFLDNYSRFVKRDNLLPSWSDADVQEFIASDPVHGPTLRTAREAAKYGSAGAVIGAVSTAAVAWKYSRSLHVVDEIKGLSTKLKLRRNMLDFKGFKLSWSKLYI from the exons ATGACAGATTCATCATCTCAATCATTCTTCAGGAGGCACTGGGAAGGGTATAAAGAGTTCTGGAGCGAGAGGTTTTCGTTCCTGGACAACTATTCGAGATTCGTCAAGCGCGACAATCTCCTCCCCTCTTGGTCAGATGCCGACGTCCAGGAGTTTATCGCTTCCGATCCCGTCCACGGCCCCACG CTGAGAACAGCTCGTGAAGCTGCAAAATACGGTTCTGCTGGTGCTGTTATCGGAGCAGTTTCAACTGCAGCTGTTGCTTGGAAATATTCGAGGAGTCTGCATG TTGTGGACGAGATAAAAGGTTTGAGTACTAAGCTCAAACTGAGGAGAAACATGTTGGACTTCAAAGGTTTCAAATTGAGCTGGTCTAAATtgtatatatga